A DNA window from Mastomys coucha isolate ucsf_1 unplaced genomic scaffold, UCSF_Mcou_1 pScaffold21, whole genome shotgun sequence contains the following coding sequences:
- the Igf2 gene encoding insulin-like growth factor II isoform X2 — MGIPVGKSMLVLLISLAFALCCIAANHPKETLCGGELVDTLQFVCSDRGFYFSRPSSRANRRSRGIVEECCFRSCDLALLETYCATPAKSERDVSTSQAVLPDNFPRYPVGKFFQYDTWRQSAGRLRRGLPALLRARRGRMLAKELEAFREAKRHRPLIVLPPKDHAHGGASSEMSSNHQ, encoded by the exons ATGGGGATCCCAGTGGGGAAGTCGATGTTGGTGCTTCTCATCTCTTTGGCCTTCGCCTTGTGCTGCATCGCTGCTAACCACCCCAAGGAGACTCTGTGCGGAGGGGAGCTTGTTGACACGCTTCAGTTTGTCTGTTCGGACCGCGGCTTCTACTTCA GCAGGCCTTCAAGCCGTGCCAACCGTCGCAGCCGTGGCATCGTGGAAGAGTGCTGCTTCCGCAGCTGCGACCTGGCCCTCCTGGAGACATACTGTGCCACCCCCGCCAAGTCCGAGAGGGACGTGTCTACCTCTCAGGCCGTACTTCCG GACAACTTCCCCAGATACCCCGTGGGCAAGTTCTTCCAATATGACACCTGGAGACAGTCCGCGGGACGCCTGCGCAGAGGCCTGCCTGCCCTCCTGCGTGCCCGCCGGGGTCGCATGCTTGCCAAAGAGCTAGAAGCGTTCAGAGAGGCCAAACGTCATCGTCCCCTGATCGTGTTACCACCTAAAGACCACGCCCACGGGGGAGCCTCTTCGGAGATGTCCAGCAACCATCAGTGA
- the LOC116101382 gene encoding LOW QUALITY PROTEIN: uncharacterized protein LOC116101382 (The sequence of the model RefSeq protein was modified relative to this genomic sequence to represent the inferred CDS: deleted 2 bases in 2 codons) translates to MTTPATCKPDCLRWGPPPLAKQEWGVEVDRGGGGGEIRRPDGARPRRRRPARELAAARWRTASTRGRQPGWRRWRAERGRAWARRRGRPEGGAGGRPGLTQLRRRAGELRAPTPGSYSRATPRLGARSGPAGLTPAPMGVLRALAPPRDRPRNSSHGGNAGLGPRARGLPKKKQGGKRSSNQTCKPELTDVLLSETIVSFTKSKSLLNQCTLFPSPDLRTSRPLRGHSWRKPLHPGLTSQPDHQSPRSRSTLPSPSPRPVGLEAPSRRSALPFPLPGRPGAFPYCRVVCRVHTKWRAFRSAQLKGARPPREKPAARSRATPAVLRTSCEVAGAPQWKSWSTRERATGSSPQGRRSGPLAQEDRRRAGERLKWELLKWTLLERCSEEAAESHPGDALLDFARVPSMVSLKPVLDSCRRGHTQLGSGLVHHIGAPHQEEPSNALCQSASLGRSHYLDHQHEDHTTKLINTTHTKNSFLIWDPAFPPGAV, encoded by the exons ATGACAACGCCGGCGACCTGCAAGCCGGACTGCCTGCGGTGGGGACCGCCTCCTCTGGCGAAGCAGGAATGGGGTGTTGAGGTAGATAGAGGAGGAGGCGGTGGGGAGATCCGCAGGCCCGACGGAGCGCGGCCCCGCCGACGGCGCCCTGCACGGGAGTTAGCAGCAGCGAGGTGGCGGACGGCGTCGACGCGGGGCCGCCAGCCCGGATGGAGGCGCTGGCGGGCCGAGCGCGGGCGGGCGTGGGCCAGGAGGCGGGGGCGGCCGGAAGGGGGGGCCGGGGGCCGGCCTGGCCTCACGCAGCTCCGCCGGAGAGCAGGCGAACTCCGGGCGCCAACGCCCGGTTCTTATAGCCGCGCCACCCCGCGGCTCGGCGCCCGCTCGGGCCCCGCTGGCCTTACGCCCGCGCCAATGGGCGTCCTCAGGGCCCTCGCCCCGCCCCGGGACCGCCCCCGCAACTCGAGCCACGGGGGGAATGCGGGTCTGGGGCCCCGGGCACGAGGGTtgcct AAAAAGAAGCAGGGTGGGAAACGTAGCTCAAACCAGACCTGTAAGCCAGAGCTCACTGACGTGCTTCTAAGCG AAACCATTGTGAGTTTTACCAAGTCAAAATCACTCCTAAACCAGTGCACCTTGTTTCCCTCTCCCGACCTCCGCACCTCTAGGCCTCTAAGGGGCCACTCCTGGCGGAAACCCTTACACCCAGGGCTAACCTCCCAGCCCGACCATCAATCACCGCGCTCGCGCTCTACGCTCCCTTCCCCAAGCCCTCGACCTGTAGGGTTGGAGGCTCCAAGCCGCCGGAGCGCTCTGCCCTTCCCGCTTCCTGGCCGCCCAGGCGCTTTCCCCTACTGCCGCGTTGTTTGCAGAGTGCATACAAAGTGGCGCGCGTTTCGGAGCGCCCAGCTCAAAGGAGCGCGGCCGCCGAGGGAGAAGCCAGCAGCCCGCTCCCGCGCTACTCCAGCAGTCCTGAGGACAAGCTGCGAGGTAGCCGGTGCCCCGCAGTGGAAGAGCTGGAGCACGAGGGAGCGCGCCACGGGGAGCTCACCGCAAGGCCGAAGGTCGGGTCCGCTGGCGCAGGAGGATCGGAGAAGGGCGGGAGAGCGGCTGAAGTGGGAGCTGCTGAAGTGGACGCTGCTGGAG AGGTGCTCCGAAGAAGCTGCAGAATCACACCCCGGAGATGCACTGCTGGACTTTGCCAG GGTCCCCAGTATGGTCTCCCTCAAGCCTGTGCTGGATTCCTGCCGCAGAGGACACACTCAA CTGGGCAGCGGACTTGTACACCACATAGGGGCTCCACACCAA GAAGAGCCAAGCAATGCTCTGTGTCAATCTGCAAGCCTGGGAAGAAGTCACTACCTGGACCACCAACATGAGGATCACACCACCAAACTGATCAACACAACCCACACCAAAA ATTCTTTCCTCATCTGGGATCCTGCCTTTCCCCCTGGAGCTGTCTGA
- the LOC116103247 gene encoding insulin-2 isoform X3, which translates to MTMWMRFLPLLALLFLWEPHPAQAFVKQHLCGSHLVEALYLVCGERGFFYTPVSRREVEDPQVAQLELGGGPGAGDLQTLALEVARQKRGIVDQCCTSICSLYQLENYCN; encoded by the exons ATGACCATGTGGATGCGCTTCCTGCCCCTGCTGGCCCTGCTCTTCCTCTGGGAGCCCCACCCTGCCCAGGCATTTGTCAAACAGCACCTTTGTGGTTCCCACCTGGTGGAGGCTCTCTACCTGGTGTGTGGGGAGCGTGGCTTCTTCTACACACCTGTGTCCCGCCGTGAAGTGGAGGACCCACAAG TGGCACAACTGGAGCTGGGTGGAGGCCCGGGGGCAGGTGACCTTCAGACCTTGGCACTGGAGGTGGCCCGGCAGAAGCGCGGCATTGTGGATCAGTGCTGCACCAGCATCTGCTCCCTCTACCAGCTGGAGAACTACTGCAACTAA
- the LOC116103247 gene encoding insulin-2 isoform X2 has product MTMWMRFLPLLALLFLWEPHPAQAFVKQHLCGSHLVEALYLVCGERGFFYTPVSRREVEDPQAVAQLELGGGPGAGDLQTLALEVARQKRGIVDQCCTSICSLYQLENYCN; this is encoded by the exons ATGACCATGTGGATGCGCTTCCTGCCCCTGCTGGCCCTGCTCTTCCTCTGGGAGCCCCACCCTGCCCAGGCATTTGTCAAACAGCACCTTTGTGGTTCCCACCTGGTGGAGGCTCTCTACCTGGTGTGTGGGGAGCGTGGCTTCTTCTACACACCTGTGTCCCGCCGTGAAGTGGAGGACCCACAAG CAGTGGCACAACTGGAGCTGGGTGGAGGCCCGGGGGCAGGTGACCTTCAGACCTTGGCACTGGAGGTGGCCCGGCAGAAGCGCGGCATTGTGGATCAGTGCTGCACCAGCATCTGCTCCCTCTACCAGCTGGAGAACTACTGCAACTAA
- the Igf2 gene encoding insulin-like growth factor II isoform X1 — MGGSVAGFQVPMGIPVGKSMLVLLISLAFALCCIAANHPKETLCGGELVDTLQFVCSDRGFYFSRPSSRANRRSRGIVEECCFRSCDLALLETYCATPAKSERDVSTSQAVLPDNFPRYPVGKFFQYDTWRQSAGRLRRGLPALLRARRGRMLAKELEAFREAKRHRPLIVLPPKDHAHGGASSEMSSNHQ; from the exons ATGGGCGGCAGCGTCGCTGGCTTCCAG GTACCAATGGGGATCCCAGTGGGGAAGTCGATGTTGGTGCTTCTCATCTCTTTGGCCTTCGCCTTGTGCTGCATCGCTGCTAACCACCCCAAGGAGACTCTGTGCGGAGGGGAGCTTGTTGACACGCTTCAGTTTGTCTGTTCGGACCGCGGCTTCTACTTCA GCAGGCCTTCAAGCCGTGCCAACCGTCGCAGCCGTGGCATCGTGGAAGAGTGCTGCTTCCGCAGCTGCGACCTGGCCCTCCTGGAGACATACTGTGCCACCCCCGCCAAGTCCGAGAGGGACGTGTCTACCTCTCAGGCCGTACTTCCG GACAACTTCCCCAGATACCCCGTGGGCAAGTTCTTCCAATATGACACCTGGAGACAGTCCGCGGGACGCCTGCGCAGAGGCCTGCCTGCCCTCCTGCGTGCCCGCCGGGGTCGCATGCTTGCCAAAGAGCTAGAAGCGTTCAGAGAGGCCAAACGTCATCGTCCCCTGATCGTGTTACCACCTAAAGACCACGCCCACGGGGGAGCCTCTTCGGAGATGTCCAGCAACCATCAGTGA
- the LOC116103247 gene encoding insulin isoform X1 translates to MTMWMRFLPLLALLFLWEPHPAQAFVKQHLCGSHLVEALYLVCGERGFFYTPVSRREVEDPQDSTSPPSSPAATSSPRLEGLSTTTRTPPTLEEAANIDPASGSSSGQFRKRVLGTSDSPVLFIHRPGTSGTTRLEYRGRVVTTELTVQDEEEEEEEENDYDDCRPLTQGSASPRAKLLAQPEPQKPKSRPVPPKPEPRPVPPKPEPRPVPPKPEPRPVPPKPEPRPVPPKPEPRPVPPRPEPRPVPPRPEPRPLPLKPEPRPLPPRPEPRPLPLRPLPLRPLPLRPELRPLPPIPEPRPLPPRPELKPEPEPELEPEPEPEPEAKPEKKQARASRESSPVPKCCGLWPKRSPRSQN, encoded by the exons ATGACCATGTGGATGCGCTTCCTGCCCCTGCTGGCCCTGCTCTTCCTCTGGGAGCCCCACCCTGCCCAGGCATTTGTCAAACAGCACCTTTGTGGTTCCCACCTGGTGGAGGCTCTCTACCTGGTGTGTGGGGAGCGTGGCTTCTTCTACACACCTGTGTCCCGCCGTGAAGTGGAGGACCCACAAG ACTCAACATCACCCCCTTCCAGCCCTGCCGCAACATCGTCGCCTCGGCTGGAGGGCCTGAGCACCACAACCAGAACACCCCCTACTTTGGAGGAGGCTGCTAATATTGACCCAGCCAGCGGATCATCGTCCGGGCAATTTCGGAAGAGAGTCTTGGGCACCAGTGACTCCCCGGTCCTCTTTATCCACCGTCCGGGAACTTCAGGAACTACGCGACTAGAGTACAG GGGCCGAGTAGTTACCACTGAGCTCACTGTgcaagacgaggaggaggaggaggaggaagagaacgaCTACGACGATTGCAGACCCCTAACCCAGGGTTCTGCATCTCCTAGGGCTAAACTTCTTGCCCAGCCAGAGCCGCAGAAGCCTAAGtcaaggcctgtgccaccaaagCCTGAGCCGAGGCCTGTGCCACCTAAGCCTGAGCCAAGGCCTGTGCCACCGAAGCCTGAGccaaggcctgtgccaccaaagCCTGAGCCGAGGCCTGTGCCACCAAAGCCTGAGCcgaggcctgtgccaccaaggCCTGAGCCGAGGCCTGTGCCACCGAGGCCTGAGCCAAGGCCTCTGCCACTGAAGCCTGAGCCGAGGCCTCTGCCACCGAGGCCTGAGCCGAGGCCTCTGCCACTGAGGCCTCTGCCACTGAGGCCTCTGCCACTGAGGCCTGAGCTGAGGCCTCTGCCACCGATACCTGAGCCGAGGCCTCTGCCACCTAGGCCTGAGCTgaagcctgagcctgagcctgagcttgagcctgagcctgagcctgagcctgaggcaAAACCTGAGAAGAAACAGGCTAGAGCATCCCGAGAATCCAGCCCCGTGCCCAAGTGCTGTGGCCTGTGGCCCAAGAGATCCCCGCGCTCCCAGAACTGA